One genomic segment of Synechocystis sp. LKSZ1 includes these proteins:
- the gloA gene encoding lactoylglutathione lyase: MRIIHTMLRVGNLEESLNFYCDILGMTLLRQKDYPSGEFTLAFVGYGAESEQAVIELTYNWGIEKYELGNAFGHIALAVDDIYATCDKIKARGGKVTREPGPMKHGTTVIAFVEDPNGYKIELIQAKTEN; this comes from the coding sequence ATGCGAATTATTCACACCATGTTACGAGTGGGAAATCTAGAGGAATCCCTCAACTTTTACTGCGATATTTTGGGGATGACCTTATTGCGTCAAAAAGATTATCCCAGCGGAGAATTTACCCTAGCCTTTGTCGGCTATGGTGCGGAATCAGAACAGGCAGTGATTGAATTAACCTACAACTGGGGTATCGAAAAGTATGAGCTAGGCAATGCCTTTGGCCATATTGCTCTGGCGGTGGATGATATTTATGCCACCTGCGACAAAATTAAAGCCCGCGGCGGCAAGGTAACTCGCGAACCCGGGCCAATGAAGCATGGGACGACGGTAATTGCCTTTGTCGAAGACCCCAATGGCTACAAAATTGAATTGATTCAGGCAAAAACTGAAAATTAA